The following proteins are co-located in the Polystyrenella longa genome:
- a CDS encoding class I SAM-dependent methyltransferase: protein MGKLSKQQIKHQSELLDSIQNNPNDDQIETFYHNFNEQFIGDVTRNSAYFTPLDLAYDFALMSPTYGYVIDACAGIGHLSFAAKTRDYYQNNIKQLICIELNHKYTEIGKKLLPEADWYTGSIFDEELHKEIMSNYNIQKYDCLISNPPFGSYSMKPVPKEQRKWLKYTGSEFDMATIEIGHKLANNASYILPTQSCTFQASGHSYIKQHKENRKFNKLKKEINQPNLIQHWTSIDTAVYEQFKNTRVSVECLTVEVDEWT from the coding sequence ATGGGGAAACTTTCAAAACAACAAATCAAACATCAATCAGAACTATTAGATTCAATTCAAAACAATCCCAATGATGATCAGATTGAAACGTTTTACCACAACTTCAACGAACAATTCATTGGCGACGTCACAAGAAATTCAGCCTATTTCACACCTCTTGATTTAGCCTATGACTTTGCTTTGATGTCTCCCACTTATGGTTATGTGATTGATGCCTGTGCTGGAATAGGTCATCTCTCCTTTGCCGCAAAAACAAGAGACTACTATCAAAACAACATCAAACAACTCATCTGCATCGAACTAAACCACAAATACACCGAAATAGGAAAGAAACTATTACCAGAGGCTGACTGGTATACTGGCAGTATCTTTGATGAAGAATTACACAAAGAAATCATGTCAAATTACAACATTCAGAAATATGACTGCCTTATCAGCAATCCACCATTTGGATCCTACTCAATGAAACCTGTTCCCAAAGAACAAAGAAAGTGGCTTAAATACACAGGCAGTGAATTTGACATGGCAACTATCGAAATAGGACACAAACTGGCCAACAATGCCTCTTACATCCTGCCAACTCAATCCTGTACCTTCCAGGCATCAGGCCATAGCTACATCAAACAACACAAAGAAAACCGCAAATTCAATAAACTGAAAAAAGAAATCAATCAACCCAATTTAATCCAACATTGGACATCAATTGACACAGCAGTCTATGAACAATTCAAAAATACCAGAGTAAGTGTTGAATGTTTGACTGTGGAAGTTGATGAATGGACATAA
- a CDS encoding zinc ribbon domain-containing protein, with translation MAVTSVMTFKKLLMSELVKNRGWLMNSEFLKTCEKRLGSQFSDSDRRLLNHRPKWKNQVDFAKAVLSRSSLIMTRSKMVNGKRDTMIVLTSHLVTIQWVGAKKVYSSYKKKCPGCLDKKVPLNMEQCGKCGHVFGLPEPRVDRNVGNYS, from the coding sequence ATGGCTGTGACAAGTGTTATGACATTCAAGAAACTGTTGATGTCTGAATTGGTTAAGAATCGGGGTTGGTTGATGAATTCTGAATTTCTTAAGACATGTGAAAAGAGGCTTGGGAGTCAGTTTTCGGATTCAGACAGGAGACTTCTGAATCATAGGCCTAAGTGGAAAAACCAGGTTGATTTTGCCAAGGCTGTTTTGAGCAGATCGTCATTGATCATGACCAGATCGAAGATGGTTAATGGCAAGAGAGATACGATGATTGTGTTGACCAGTCATCTTGTGACTATTCAGTGGGTAGGAGCAAAAAAGGTTTATAGTTCATACAAAAAGAAATGTCCTGGATGTTTAGATAAAAAGGTTCCATTAAACATGGAGCAGTGTGGGAAATGTGGTCATGTCTTTGGTTTACCAGAACCAAGAGTTGACAGAAATGTTGGTAATTATTCTTGA
- a CDS encoding tyrosine-type recombinase/integrase: protein MFIKTLIDKYTKENPQYKKPLGKIQSELGHVPPSRLSEKLILKLAKQERWSESTKRLYFIILKQCFNWAFNQKMIRINPIQNLKIPAGERRENLISQNQVNWVNENCDSDFVRLFNLLLFTGRRPSEICSIKTADIQKDLVYLKQHKNKKRTGQSDMVYLSKSALEQIDWNSEFITGKKWNEKGWQRAFSQLPFSCVAYDLRHTYITNKLLAGVPVPVLATMVGNSPTILLKYYSKVSQSNQIRQFV from the coding sequence ATGTTTATCAAAACACTCATCGACAAATACACAAAAGAGAATCCCCAATACAAAAAGCCATTGGGAAAAATACAGTCTGAACTGGGTCATGTTCCACCCTCCAGACTCTCAGAAAAACTCATCCTCAAACTTGCAAAACAAGAAAGATGGTCTGAGTCAACCAAAAGACTCTATTTCATCATCCTGAAACAATGTTTCAACTGGGCATTCAATCAAAAGATGATCAGAATTAATCCCATCCAGAATCTGAAAATACCCGCTGGTGAACGTAGAGAAAACTTAATCTCTCAGAATCAGGTCAATTGGGTCAATGAGAACTGTGATTCAGACTTTGTCCGATTGTTCAATCTACTCCTGTTTACTGGCAGGAGACCCTCTGAAATCTGTTCAATCAAAACTGCTGACATTCAAAAAGATCTGGTCTACCTCAAACAACACAAAAACAAAAAAAGAACAGGTCAATCAGATATGGTTTACTTGTCTAAATCTGCACTGGAACAAATCGACTGGAACTCAGAATTCATCACTGGCAAAAAATGGAACGAAAAAGGTTGGCAAAGAGCATTCAGTCAATTGCCATTCAGTTGTGTTGCCTACGATTTGAGACATACATACATCACAAATAAATTATTGGCAGGTGTGCCTGTGCCAGTTTTGGCAACAATGGTTGGAAACAGTCCGACAATCCTTCTTAAATATTATTCAAAAGTCAGTCAATCGAATCAGATTAGACAATTTGTGTGA